One Citrobacter amalonaticus genomic window carries:
- a CDS encoding beta-ketoacyl synthase chain length factor, which yields MKFSLNITDWRAMAPGLSELIQWLQWSRHPHAIDPSAAQGKLRELPMMTARRLSSGSKLAVECGLAMLRRHDIDAVLYTSRHGELERNYRILHALATEQALSPTDFALSVHNSAVGNLTIAAKHPIVSSSLSAGRDSFQQGLCEIICLLQAGYQRVLMVDFDGFLPEFYHPRLPENMPTWPYATALVCEAGNDWVCQSEPTQAGAETALPQSLLFLQHYLQNASSFTLPGERVNWHWSRS from the coding sequence ATGAAATTCTCACTAAACATTACCGACTGGCGGGCGATGGCGCCAGGTCTGAGCGAATTGATACAGTGGCTGCAATGGTCACGGCATCCGCACGCCATCGATCCGTCGGCGGCACAAGGCAAACTGCGTGAACTGCCGATGATGACCGCCCGTCGTCTTAGCTCCGGCAGTAAACTGGCCGTCGAGTGCGGGCTGGCGATGCTGCGTCGCCACGATATTGATGCGGTGCTATACACCAGTCGCCACGGAGAACTCGAACGTAACTACCGGATTCTGCATGCGCTGGCGACGGAGCAGGCGCTCTCACCGACCGATTTTGCCCTGTCGGTACACAATTCAGCGGTGGGCAACCTGACCATCGCGGCTAAACACCCTATCGTCTCGTCATCACTTTCTGCCGGACGCGATAGCTTCCAGCAGGGGCTATGTGAAATCATCTGCCTGCTACAGGCGGGTTATCAGCGTGTGCTGATGGTCGATTTCGACGGTTTTCTTCCCGAGTTTTACCACCCGCGCCTCCCGGAAAATATGCCAACCTGGCCTTACGCCACCGCGCTGGTCTGCGAAGCAGGCAACGACTGGGTGTGTCAGAGCGAACCGACTCAGGCTGGCGCTGAAACGGCACTCCCGCAAAGCCTGTTGTTTTTACAGCACTATTTGCAGAATGCCAGCTCGTTTACTCTTCCGGGTGAGCGAGTGAACTGGCACTGGAGTCGGTCATGA
- a CDS encoding methyltransferase, with protein sequence MYEQDPLSALDAITEAQRIAFAPMLFQTALCLRNADVLAYLDRQGKQGATLEDITENSHVNEYAVSVLLDMGLSGRIITHKAGRYYLAKIGHFLLHDTMTRVNMDFTHDVCYQGLFFLENALKEGKPSGLKVFGDWPTIYPALSQLPPSARESWFAFDHYYSDGAFDAALPHVFASCPATLYDVGGNTGKWAIRCSQFDENIAITLLDLPQQIALARENIENAGLSDRIDFHAVDMLGDAPLPTEADIWWMSQFLDCFSPEQIVAMLSKVARVMKPGARLCIMELFWDAQRFEAASFSLNASSLYFTCMANGNSRFYSAEKFYGYLDKAGFQVDERHDNLGVGHTLLICQKKK encoded by the coding sequence ATGTACGAACAGGATCCCCTCAGCGCACTGGATGCGATCACTGAAGCGCAGCGTATCGCCTTCGCCCCCATGCTGTTTCAAACCGCACTTTGCCTGCGAAATGCTGATGTACTGGCCTACCTTGACCGCCAGGGTAAACAGGGTGCAACGCTGGAAGACATTACCGAAAACAGCCACGTCAACGAATATGCGGTCAGCGTATTACTGGATATGGGATTAAGCGGGCGCATCATCACCCATAAAGCGGGACGCTATTATCTGGCGAAAATCGGACATTTCCTTTTGCATGACACCATGACTCGCGTGAATATGGATTTCACCCATGATGTCTGTTATCAGGGATTGTTCTTTTTAGAGAATGCCCTGAAAGAAGGAAAACCGTCCGGGTTAAAAGTGTTTGGCGACTGGCCAACCATTTATCCGGCATTGTCGCAATTACCGCCGTCCGCACGTGAAAGTTGGTTCGCCTTCGATCATTACTATTCTGACGGGGCGTTTGACGCGGCATTACCGCATGTATTCGCCAGTTGTCCTGCAACCCTGTACGATGTAGGCGGAAATACGGGAAAATGGGCAATACGCTGTAGTCAATTCGACGAAAATATCGCGATAACGTTATTAGATTTGCCACAACAAATTGCACTTGCCCGCGAAAATATCGAAAATGCAGGATTATCCGATCGCATCGATTTTCATGCAGTGGATATGCTTGGCGACGCGCCTTTACCCACCGAGGCCGATATCTGGTGGATGAGTCAATTTCTTGACTGTTTTTCACCGGAGCAAATTGTCGCCATGCTCAGCAAGGTTGCCCGTGTGATGAAACCCGGCGCAAGGCTGTGCATTATGGAGCTGTTCTGGGATGCACAGCGTTTTGAAGCCGCCTCATTCAGTTTGAATGCGTCTTCGCTTTATTTTACCTGCATGGCGAACGGCAACAGCCGTTTCTACAGCGCAGAGAAATTTTATGGCTATCTGGACAAGGCAGGGTTCCAGGTGGATGAACGCCACGACAACTTAGGCGTTGGACATACCTTATTGATATGTCAGAAGAAAAAATAA
- a CDS encoding AI-2E family transporter: MTTPQPDKAGLHILLKLASLVVILAGIHAAADIIVQLLLALFFAIVLNPLVTWFIRRGVKRPVAITIVVVVMLFVLTALIGVLAASVNEFIAMLPKYNKELTRKVLYVQEMMPFLNLHMSPERMLQRIDSDKIVTFTTTLMTGLSGAMASIILLVMTVVFMLFEVRHVPYKMRFALHNPQIHIAGLHRALKGVSHYLALKTLLSLWTGLIVWLGLELMNIQFALMWGVLAFLLNYVPNIGSVISAVPPMVQALLFNGVYECVLVGALFLVVHMVLGNMVEPRMMGHRLGMSTLVVFLSLLVWGWLLGPVGMLLSVPLTSVCKIWMETTTGGSKLAILLGPGRPKNRLPG; this comes from the coding sequence ATGACAACCCCTCAGCCCGACAAAGCCGGTCTACATATTCTGCTCAAACTGGCCTCGCTGGTCGTCATTCTCGCCGGGATCCACGCCGCTGCAGATATCATTGTGCAACTGTTGCTGGCGCTCTTTTTCGCCATTGTCCTCAATCCACTGGTCACCTGGTTTATCCGTCGGGGAGTGAAACGCCCGGTGGCGATCACCATTGTGGTAGTCGTAATGCTGTTCGTGCTCACCGCGCTGATTGGCGTGCTGGCGGCCTCGGTTAATGAATTTATTGCCATGCTGCCGAAATACAACAAAGAACTGACGCGCAAAGTGCTGTATGTGCAGGAGATGATGCCGTTTTTAAATCTGCACATGTCTCCGGAACGGATGTTACAACGCATCGACTCCGACAAAATTGTCACCTTCACCACCACGCTGATGACCGGGCTGTCAGGCGCGATGGCCAGCATCATTCTGTTGGTGATGACCGTCGTTTTCATGCTGTTTGAGGTCCGCCATGTGCCTTACAAAATGCGTTTTGCGCTGCATAACCCGCAAATCCACATTGCCGGACTGCACCGGGCGCTGAAGGGCGTTTCGCACTATCTGGCGTTAAAAACGCTGCTCAGCCTGTGGACCGGACTCATCGTCTGGCTGGGACTGGAGCTGATGAACATTCAGTTTGCCCTGATGTGGGGGGTGCTGGCGTTCCTGCTGAACTATGTACCCAATATTGGCTCGGTGATTTCCGCTGTTCCGCCAATGGTTCAGGCGCTGCTTTTCAATGGCGTTTATGAGTGCGTGTTGGTGGGGGCGCTGTTCCTGGTGGTCCATATGGTATTGGGCAACATGGTTGAACCGCGCATGATGGGCCATCGCCTGGGCATGTCGACGCTGGTGGTGTTTCTTTCTTTACTGGTTTGGGGCTGGTTGCTCGGCCCGGTGGGGATGTTGCTCTCCGTTCCCCTGACCAGCGTCTGTAAAATCTGGATGGAGACCACAACAGGCGGCAGTAAACTGGCAATATTACTGGGCCCAGGGCGGCCGAAAAATCGATTACCGGGATAA
- a CDS encoding MFS transporter, with amino-acid sequence MPEPVAEPALNGLRLNLRIVSVVMFNCASYLTIGLPLAVLPGYVHDVMGFSAFWAGLVISLQYFATLLSRPHAGRYADLLGPKKIVVFGLCGCFLSGAGYFLAGSASSWPVVSLLLLCLGRVILGIGQSFAGTGSTLWGVGVVGSLHIGRVISWNGIVTYGAMAVGAPLGVLFYSWGGLQGLALIIMGIALLAILLAIPRPAVKASKGKPLPFRAVLGRVWLYGMALALASAGFGVIATFITLFYDAKGWDGAAFALTLFSCAFIGTRLLFPNGINRLGGLNVAMICFSVEIVGLLMVGVAMVPWMAKIGVLLTGMGFSLVFPALGVVAVKAVPQQNQGSALATYTVFMDLSLGVTGPLAGLVMSWAGVPVIYLAAAGLVAVALLLTWRLKKRPLQESPEAVSSS; translated from the coding sequence ATGCCCGAACCCGTCGCTGAACCGGCGCTTAATGGATTGCGCCTCAATCTGCGCATTGTTTCTGTTGTGATGTTCAACTGTGCCAGCTACCTGACCATCGGCCTGCCGCTCGCGGTTTTGCCCGGCTATGTGCATGATGTCATGGGCTTTAGCGCCTTCTGGGCGGGTCTGGTCATCAGCCTGCAATACTTCGCGACCTTACTCAGCCGCCCTCATGCCGGACGCTATGCGGATCTGCTCGGGCCAAAAAAGATTGTGGTTTTTGGCCTGTGCGGCTGTTTTCTCAGTGGGGCGGGCTATTTTCTGGCAGGAAGCGCCAGTAGCTGGCCGGTCGTCAGTTTATTGCTGCTCTGTCTGGGGCGTGTGATCCTGGGGATTGGACAGAGCTTCGCCGGGACCGGCTCGACGCTATGGGGTGTGGGCGTGGTGGGCTCGTTGCATATCGGGCGGGTGATCTCCTGGAACGGCATTGTGACCTACGGGGCGATGGCGGTCGGCGCGCCGCTCGGCGTGCTGTTTTACAGCTGGGGCGGGCTACAGGGATTAGCGCTGATTATCATGGGGATCGCGTTGCTGGCCATTTTGTTGGCGATTCCGCGCCCTGCGGTGAAAGCGAGCAAAGGGAAGCCTTTGCCGTTTCGTGCGGTGCTTGGACGCGTCTGGCTATACGGAATGGCGCTGGCGCTGGCCTCGGCAGGTTTCGGGGTGATCGCCACCTTTATCACCCTGTTCTATGACGCCAAAGGCTGGGACGGCGCGGCATTTGCGCTCACCCTGTTTAGCTGTGCGTTTATCGGTACGCGTCTGTTGTTTCCGAACGGCATCAACCGCCTGGGCGGTCTGAATGTGGCGATGATCTGCTTTAGCGTTGAGATTGTCGGACTGTTGATGGTGGGCGTGGCGATGGTGCCGTGGATGGCAAAAATCGGCGTACTGCTGACAGGAATGGGGTTTTCGCTGGTCTTCCCGGCGCTTGGCGTGGTAGCGGTAAAAGCGGTGCCGCAGCAGAATCAGGGCTCGGCGCTGGCGACCTATACGGTGTTTATGGATCTGTCACTGGGGGTGACGGGACCGTTGGCTGGGCTGGTGATGAGTTGGGCGGGGGTTCCGGTCATTTACCTGGCGGCGGCAGGGCTGGTGGCGGTTGCGCTGCTGTTAACCTGGCGGTTAAAAAAACGGCCTCTGCAGGAATCGCCAGAGGCCGTCTCATCATCCTGA
- a CDS encoding DcrB family lipoprotein, with product MRNLVKYVGIGLLVMGLAACDNSDTKAPAEGTAAESNATGQPVSLLDGKLSFSLPADMTDQSGKLGTQANNMHVYSDATGQKAVIVIVGDNTNEELSVLAKRLEDQQRSRDPQLQVVTNKSIELKGHTLQQLDSIISAKGQTAYSSVVLGKVDNQLLTLQITLPADDQQKAQTAAENIINTLVIQ from the coding sequence ATGCGTAATCTGGTTAAATATGTCGGTATTGGCCTGCTGGTTATGGGGCTGGCGGCCTGTGATAATAGTGATACAAAAGCGCCGGCAGAAGGCACGGCGGCAGAAAGCAACGCAACCGGTCAGCCGGTTTCTCTGCTGGATGGCAAACTGAGTTTCTCACTGCCGGCAGATATGACCGATCAGAGCGGCAAGCTGGGTACGCAGGCCAACAATATGCACGTCTACTCTGACGCGACCGGCCAGAAAGCGGTGATTGTTATCGTCGGCGATAACACCAACGAAGAGCTGTCTGTGCTGGCAAAACGCCTTGAAGATCAGCAGCGCAGCCGTGACCCGCAGTTGCAGGTGGTGACCAACAAATCCATCGAGCTGAAAGGTCACACGCTGCAACAGTTAGACAGCATCATCTCGGCGAAAGGCCAGACGGCTTACTCTTCTGTGGTGCTGGGTAAAGTCGATAACCAACTGCTGACTCTGCAAATTACACTGCCAGCGGACGACCAGCAGAAAGCGCAAACGGCCGCTGAAAACATCATTAATACGCTGGTTATTCAGTAA
- a CDS encoding 7-cyano-7-deazaguanine/7-aminomethyl-7-deazaguanine transporter has protein sequence MNAFTHSQRVKALFWLSLFHLLVITSSNYLVQLPVSIFGFHTTWGAFSFPFIFLATDLTVRIFGAPLARRIIFAVMMPALLISYVISSLFYMGSWQGFGALMHFNLFVARIAVASFMAYALGQILDVHVFNRLRQNRRWWMAPTASTLFGNVSDTLAFFFIAFWRSPDAFMAEHWMEIAIVDYCFKVLISILFFLPMYGVLLNMLLKKLADKSEIPVMQTS, from the coding sequence ATGAATGCATTTACACACTCGCAGCGCGTAAAAGCGTTGTTCTGGCTATCGCTATTTCACCTGCTGGTGATCACCTCCAGTAACTACCTGGTCCAGCTCCCGGTCTCCATTTTTGGTTTCCACACCACCTGGGGCGCGTTTAGCTTTCCGTTTATTTTCCTCGCTACCGACCTGACCGTGCGAATTTTTGGCGCGCCATTGGCCCGTCGAATTATCTTTGCGGTGATGATGCCCGCATTGCTGATCTCCTATGTGATTTCGTCGCTGTTCTATATGGGCTCCTGGCAGGGATTCGGCGCGCTGATGCACTTCAATCTGTTTGTCGCCCGTATCGCGGTCGCCAGCTTTATGGCCTATGCACTGGGACAAATTCTTGATGTGCACGTCTTTAACCGCCTGCGTCAGAACCGCCGCTGGTGGATGGCGCCGACGGCCTCGACGCTGTTTGGCAACGTTAGCGACACCCTCGCTTTCTTCTTTATTGCGTTCTGGCGCAGTCCGGATGCCTTCATGGCCGAGCACTGGATGGAAATCGCCATCGTCGATTACTGTTTCAAAGTGCTGATCAGCATCCTGTTCTTCCTGCCGATGTATGGCGTATTGCTGAATATGTTGCTGAAAAAACTGGCAGATAAATCTGAAATCCCGGTCATGCAGACAAGTTGA
- the tusA gene encoding sulfurtransferase TusA, producing the protein MSDLFSSPDHTLDAQGLRCPEPVMMVRKTVRNMQTGETLLIVADDPATTRDIPGFCTFMEHELVAKETDSLPYRYLVRKGQ; encoded by the coding sequence ATGAGCGATCTGTTTTCCTCTCCCGACCATACCCTTGATGCCCAGGGACTCCGCTGCCCGGAACCGGTGATGATGGTGCGTAAAACCGTACGCAACATGCAGACTGGCGAAACGCTGCTGATTGTGGCGGACGATCCGGCGACCACCCGTGATATTCCCGGGTTTTGTACCTTTATGGAACATGAGCTGGTGGCAAAAGAGACCGACTCTCTGCCGTACCGCTATCTGGTGCGTAAAGGCCAGTAA
- the zntA gene encoding Zn(II)/Cd(II)/Pb(II) translocating P-type ATPase ZntA codes for MSIPAHDGKKAPQFSSFKPAPSPQKSDDCCCEGTCSPPESVVDTVKGTRYSWKVSGMDCAACARKVENAVRQVSGVNQAQVLFATEKLVVDSNGDLRQQIEHAVQKAGYTLRDEQAKEEAPESRFKENLPLLTLIVMMALSWGLEQFNHPFGQLAFIATTLVGLFPIARQALRLIKSGSWFAIETLMSVAAIGALFIGATAEAAMVLLLFLIGERLEGWAASRARKGVSALMALKPETATRLRDGVREEVAINTLQPGDIIEVAAGGRLPADGKLVSGFASFDESALTGESIPVERATGDKVPAGATSVDRLVTLEVLSEPGASAIDRILKLIEEAEERRAPIERFIDRFSRIYTPAIMAVALLVTLVPPLLFAGSWQEWIYKGLTLLLIGCPCALVISTPAAITSGLAAAARRGALIKGGAALEQLGRITQVAFDKTGTLTVGKPRVTAIHPATGVSESELLALAAAVEQGATHPLAQAIVREAQTARLTIPPAEGQRALVGSGIEAQVNGESVLICAAGKRPADAFSGEINQLESAGQTVVLVLRNETVIGVIALQDTLRDDARTAIRELNTLGVNGVILTGDNPRAAAAIAGELGLTFNAGLLPEDKVKAVTVLNQQSPLAMVGDGINDAPAMKAAAIGIAMGSGTDVALETADAALTHNRLTGLVQMIQLARATHANIRQNITIALGLKGIFLVTTLLGITGLWLAVLADTGATVLVTANALRLLRKG; via the coding sequence ATGTCGATACCTGCTCACGATGGCAAAAAAGCCCCACAATTTTCATCTTTTAAGCCTGCTCCCTCGCCGCAGAAGTCCGATGACTGCTGCTGCGAAGGTACATGCTCTCCCCCTGAATCCGTTGTCGATACGGTAAAAGGCACCCGCTACAGCTGGAAAGTGTCCGGAATGGACTGCGCCGCCTGTGCCCGCAAAGTGGAAAATGCAGTGCGCCAGGTCAGCGGCGTCAACCAGGCCCAGGTGCTGTTTGCCACCGAGAAGCTGGTCGTCGACAGCAACGGCGATCTCCGCCAGCAAATCGAGCACGCGGTGCAAAAAGCGGGTTACACCCTACGCGATGAACAGGCGAAGGAAGAGGCTCCTGAATCCCGCTTTAAAGAGAACCTGCCGCTGCTGACGTTGATCGTCATGATGGCGCTCAGTTGGGGACTGGAGCAGTTCAACCACCCGTTTGGCCAGTTAGCATTTATCGCCACGACGCTGGTCGGCCTGTTCCCGATTGCCCGCCAGGCACTGCGTCTGATTAAAAGCGGCAGTTGGTTTGCCATTGAAACGCTGATGAGCGTCGCGGCTATCGGGGCGCTGTTCATCGGCGCCACGGCAGAAGCGGCAATGGTGTTGCTGCTGTTCCTGATTGGCGAACGCCTCGAAGGCTGGGCCGCCAGTCGTGCCCGTAAAGGGGTCAGCGCGCTGATGGCGTTGAAACCAGAAACCGCGACGCGTCTGCGCGATGGCGTACGCGAAGAGGTGGCAATCAACACCCTGCAACCGGGCGACATCATTGAAGTCGCTGCCGGGGGACGTCTGCCTGCCGACGGTAAACTGGTCTCTGGTTTTGCCAGTTTTGATGAGAGTGCGCTGACGGGAGAATCGATCCCGGTGGAACGCGCCACCGGTGATAAAGTCCCGGCGGGGGCGACCAGCGTGGACCGTCTCGTCACGCTGGAAGTGCTCTCTGAACCAGGCGCCAGCGCGATTGACCGCATTCTGAAGTTAATCGAAGAGGCCGAGGAGCGTCGTGCGCCAATCGAGCGTTTTATCGACCGCTTCAGCCGGATTTATACGCCTGCGATTATGGCCGTCGCCCTGCTGGTGACGCTCGTCCCGCCGCTGCTGTTCGCCGGCTCCTGGCAGGAGTGGATTTATAAAGGGTTAACGCTGCTGCTGATCGGCTGTCCGTGTGCGCTGGTCATCTCCACGCCTGCGGCCATCACTTCTGGACTGGCGGCAGCGGCCCGTCGCGGGGCATTGATTAAAGGCGGCGCGGCGCTGGAACAGTTGGGCCGTATTACCCAGGTCGCCTTTGATAAAACCGGGACGCTAACCGTCGGGAAGCCGCGCGTCACGGCGATTCATCCAGCCACCGGCGTCAGTGAGTCTGAACTGCTGGCGCTGGCGGCAGCCGTCGAGCAAGGCGCAACGCACCCGCTGGCTCAGGCCATTGTGCGCGAAGCTCAAACCGCAAGGCTAACAATCCCGCCCGCCGAGGGGCAACGGGCGCTGGTAGGGTCAGGTATTGAAGCACAGGTGAATGGCGAAAGCGTTCTGATTTGCGCTGCCGGTAAACGTCCTGCCGACGCCTTTTCCGGAGAAATTAACCAGCTTGAAAGTGCCGGGCAGACGGTCGTTCTGGTCCTGCGCAACGAGACCGTGATCGGCGTCATCGCCCTGCAGGATACGCTGCGCGACGATGCTCGCACTGCCATCCGCGAACTGAACACGCTGGGTGTGAACGGCGTGATCCTGACTGGCGATAACCCGCGCGCAGCGGCCGCCATTGCTGGCGAACTGGGTCTGACGTTTAACGCCGGGCTGCTGCCGGAAGATAAAGTGAAGGCGGTCACCGTGCTGAATCAACAGTCGCCGCTGGCGATGGTAGGTGACGGCATTAACGATGCGCCAGCGATGAAGGCCGCCGCGATTGGTATCGCGATGGGGAGTGGGACGGATGTCGCGCTGGAAACGGCGGATGCCGCACTGACGCATAACCGCCTCACGGGGCTGGTGCAGATGATCCAACTGGCGCGCGCGACCCACGCCAATATCCGTCAGAACATCACCATTGCGCTGGGACTGAAGGGGATATTTCTCGTCACCACGCTGCTCGGAATAACGGGTCTGTGGCTGGCGGTGCTGGCGGATACCGGGGCGACGGTGCTGGTCACCGCTAACGCACTGCGGTTGTTACGTAAAGGGTAG
- a CDS encoding lysoplasmalogenase yields the protein MLWSFIAVCLSAWLFVDASYRGPVWQRWVFKPVTLLLLLLLAWQAPMFNAVSYLVLAGLCASLVGDALTLLPRQRLLYAIGAFFLSHLLYTIYFASQMTLSFFWPLPLVLMVLGALLIAVIWTRLEELRWPVCTFIAMTLVMVWLAGELWFFRPTSPALSAFLGASLLFIGNIVWLGSHYRCRFRADNAIAAACYFAGHFLIVRSLYL from the coding sequence ATGCTTTGGTCGTTTATCGCTGTCTGCCTTTCCGCGTGGTTATTTGTGGATGCCTCCTACCGTGGCCCCGTCTGGCAACGCTGGGTCTTTAAACCCGTCACCTTATTACTCCTGCTGTTACTGGCCTGGCAGGCGCCGATGTTTAATGCGGTGAGCTATCTGGTACTGGCCGGTCTTTGCGCCTCACTGGTTGGCGATGCGCTGACATTACTGCCGCGTCAGCGACTGCTCTATGCGATTGGCGCCTTTTTCCTCTCGCACCTGTTGTACACCATCTATTTTGCCAGCCAGATGACGCTCTCTTTCTTCTGGCCGCTGCCGCTGGTGCTGATGGTGCTGGGCGCTCTGCTGATTGCGGTGATCTGGACACGCCTCGAAGAGCTGCGCTGGCCGGTCTGCACCTTTATCGCCATGACGCTGGTTATGGTCTGGTTGGCTGGTGAGCTGTGGTTTTTCCGCCCCACCTCGCCTGCGCTGTCGGCGTTTCTGGGCGCGTCGCTGCTGTTCATTGGCAACATCGTCTGGCTGGGCAGTCATTACCGCTGTCGTTTCCGCGCGGACAACGCCATCGCTGCTGCCTGCTACTTTGCCGGACACTTCCTGATCGTCCGTTCGCTTTATCTCTAA
- a CDS encoding DUF2500 domain-containing protein → MSKPPLFFIIIIVLIIVAASFRFMQQRREKADNEAAPLRQTQMVVSNKREKPINDRRSRQQQVTPAGTSMRYEVSFRPQNGGLEKTFRLNATQYHALTVGEKGTLSYKGSRFVDFVAQQ, encoded by the coding sequence ATGAGTAAGCCGCCACTTTTCTTCATTATTATCATTGTGTTAATCATTGTTGCAGCCTCGTTTCGCTTTATGCAACAGCGGCGGGAAAAAGCCGATAACGAGGCGGCGCCGCTCCGGCAAACGCAGATGGTGGTCAGTAATAAGCGTGAAAAACCCATCAATGACCGACGTTCCCGACAGCAACAGGTCACGCCAGCGGGAACCAGCATGCGCTATGAGGTCAGCTTTAGGCCGCAGAACGGTGGGCTGGAAAAAACGTTCCGCCTTAACGCGACGCAGTATCATGCGCTGACGGTAGGAGAGAAAGGGACGCTGAGCTACAAAGGGTCGCGCTTCGTCGATTTTGTTGCTCAGCAATAA
- a CDS encoding DUF1145 family protein, translating to MLINLGRLLMLGVWAFLLLNLVQPFPRPLNIFVNVALVFMVLMHGMQLALLKSTLPKDGPQMTTGEKVRIFLFGVFELLVWQKKFNVKK from the coding sequence ATGCTGATTAATCTTGGTCGACTACTGATGCTCGGCGTGTGGGCATTCTTATTGTTAAACCTGGTGCAACCCTTCCCGCGACCGCTCAACATCTTCGTTAACGTCGCCCTCGTGTTCATGGTACTGATGCACGGCATGCAGCTGGCGCTGCTGAAGTCCACTCTGCCCAAAGACGGACCGCAAATGACCACCGGCGAGAAAGTCCGTATTTTCCTGTTTGGCGTGTTTGAGCTGCTGGTCTGGCAGAAGAAGTTTAACGTCAAAAAGTAA
- the rsmD gene encoding 16S rRNA (guanine(966)-N(2))-methyltransferase: protein MKKTNHSGSGQIRIIGGQWRGRKLPVPDSPGLRPTTDRVRETLFNWLAPVMPEAQCLDCFAGSGALGLEALSRYAAGATLLEMDRAVSQQLQKNLATLKAGNAKVVNTNTLTFLAQSGTPHNVVFVDPPFRKGLLEETLSLLETHGWLADVAWVYVESEVENGLPPVPTNWSLYREKIAGQVAYRLYQREAQGESDAD, encoded by the coding sequence ATGAAAAAAACGAATCACTCAGGTAGCGGCCAAATCCGCATTATTGGCGGACAATGGCGCGGCCGCAAACTCCCGGTCCCCGACAGCCCCGGTCTACGCCCGACAACGGACCGCGTGCGTGAAACGCTGTTTAACTGGCTGGCGCCGGTGATGCCAGAGGCCCAATGTCTGGACTGTTTCGCCGGAAGCGGCGCGCTGGGGCTGGAAGCGCTATCACGCTATGCCGCTGGCGCCACGCTGCTGGAGATGGATCGCGCGGTCTCTCAGCAGTTACAAAAGAACCTGGCTACGCTGAAAGCAGGGAATGCAAAAGTCGTTAACACGAATACCCTGACATTCCTGGCGCAGTCGGGCACGCCGCACAACGTGGTGTTTGTCGATCCGCCGTTTCGTAAAGGGTTACTGGAAGAGACCTTAAGCCTGCTGGAAACTCACGGCTGGCTGGCGGATGTTGCCTGGGTTTACGTGGAAAGCGAAGTGGAAAACGGTCTGCCGCCCGTGCCGACGAACTGGTCGTTGTACCGGGAAAAAATCGCCGGGCAGGTCGCGTACCGTTTGTATCAACGCGAAGCACAAGGAGAAAGCGATGCTGATTAA